A genomic window from Lycium barbarum isolate Lr01 chromosome 4, ASM1917538v2, whole genome shotgun sequence includes:
- the LOC132636409 gene encoding uncharacterized protein LOC132636409 isoform X1: protein MESASFVAGTNRSGNYKTKFSPNNQHHSSSNSRLFCDFCKRPGHIMDRCYKLHGYPPNNNNTQGNSNHPNQSYNGPHNSSNNPIPNRSFNQNSNYNRNLNIHSPNRNYNYNNNSWCNQNQRYNRGNNNRTVANVHCLSDNMSMKRSKEDHRPEELYNLSLTKGQLSYVKQVLQKFNNSGENSQLYDIPGGTGSFASTIFCTFSIDFGKLSCECFKNKFDLWILESGASNNMTFNRSLLDKITTLPHPILFVLPNGHKVKVTQIGSVVLGP, encoded by the coding sequence ATGGAATCAGCTTCTTTTGTTGCAGGAACCAACAGATCTGGAAATTATAAAACCAAATTTTCTCCAAATAATCAACATCACAGCTCCAGTAACTCTCGTTTGTTTTGTGACTTTTGCAAAAGGCCTGGTCACATCATGGATAGGTGCTATAAGTTGCATGGATATCcaccaaacaacaacaatactcaaGGTAACTCAAACCATCCAAACCAGTCTTACAACGGTCCACATAACTCATCAAATAATCCCATTCCAAATAGAAGTTTCAACCAAAATTCTAATTATAATCGAAACCTCAACATTCACAGTCCAAATAGAAACTACAACTATAACAATAACTCATGGTGTAATCAGAATCAAAGGTACAATAGAGGAAACAACAATAGGACAGTGGCCAATGTGCATTGTTTAAGTGATAACATGTCTATGAAAAGGTCTAAAGAAGATCACAGACCTGAAGAATTGTACAACTTATCTTTGACTAAAGGGCAACTCAGTTATGTGAAGCAGGTCTTACAGAAGTTCAATAATAGTGGAGAAAACTCTCAACTCTATGATATTCCTGGTGGTACTGGCAGCTTTGCAAGTACTATATTTTGCACCTTCTCTATTGACTTTGGTAAATTGTCTTGTGAATGTTTCAAAAACAAGTTTGATTTATGGATTCTAGAATCAGGAGCATCAAACAATATGACTTTCAACCGTTCCTTGTTAGATAAGATTACCACACTACCTCATCCTATTTTATTTGTACTTCCAAATGGACATAAAGTCAAGGTGACACAAATTGGTAGTGTGGTACTTGGACCTTGA
- the LOC132636409 gene encoding uncharacterized protein LOC132636409 isoform X2: MAVTEESSERVNGDASTVDVDASAVSVEVISPLYLHPSDSPGAMLVPIPFSGIGYRSWRRSVLRSLSIKNKLGFINGKCPRPSPEAPTYTQWERCDDIVIAWILNSLSKEIADSVEYVVDLAELWVELEDRYEQTNGAKLYQIQKEINDLSQGSLDITGYYTKLKKLWEELSNLNAKSRCTCNCTCGAKESMHKAEQDRRLIKFLMGLNEVYTVMRGSTLIMNPLPSLAQAFPILGQDEK; this comes from the coding sequence ATGGCGGTTACTGAAGAATCATCAGAAAGGGTGAATGGTGATGCTAGTACAGTTGATGTTGATGCTAGTGCGGTTAGTGTTGAGGTTATTAGTCCTCTTTACCTACACCCTTCCGATAGCCCGGGTGCAATGTTAGTACCAATCCCCTTTAGTGGAATTGGGTATCGCTCATGGAGGAGGAGTGTTTTGAGATCCTTGTCGATTAAAAACAAACTAGGTTTCATTAATGGTAAGTGCCCTAGACCTAGCCCTGAAGCACCTACTTACACACAATGGGAGAGGTGTGACGATATAGTCATTGCCTGGATTTTAAATTCCCTGTCCAAAGAAATCGCAGATAGTGTGGAATATGTTGTTGATTTAGCAGAATTATGGGTTGAACTTGAGGACAGATATGAGCAGACTAATGGTGCCAAATTGTATCAAATTCAAAAGGAGATTAATGATTTGTCACAAGGGTCACTCGACATTACTGGATACTATACAAAGTTGAAAAAGCTATGGGAGGAGCTGAGTAATTTGAATGCAAAGAGTCGATGCACTTGCAACTGCACTTGTGGAGCAAAGGAGAGCATGCATAAGGCAGAGCAGGATAGAAGGTTGATTAAGTTTTTGATGGGTTTGAATGAGGTGTATACAGTCATGCGAGGGAGTACATTGATCATGAATCCCCTTCCTTCATTAGCACAAGCTTTTCCCATACTTGGACAAGATGAGAAATAA